In one Nocardia tengchongensis genomic region, the following are encoded:
- a CDS encoding cytochrome P450, which yields MLTRTWTRWLLMHGLARTYVQASARRGSPLGNLARGSEGLLGSSPAIEEIRRRGRIPKMSGVHITADFEVCRLILRDRRFGVVSPNHPALPKPIRWLLAKTDLGLPNLGEPPSMLVTDPPDHTRYRRMVGNVFGPKSIATLEERIAEVADDLIDRLESKPRPDLITDFSAQMPVTIIAEILGLPADMHSTLLKWGDSGAPLLERGLSWAVYRDAVKDLAEVKEYFDQHFDELTVAPRDDVLSMLVADDVLTRREQIANAALLLDAGFLTTVNMLGNGIALLTSHPDQLELLADQPWLWRNAVEEVLRYDGPVRMTGRVANCDVDFDFDHERIPSGSLVLLSLAGANHDPDVFPDPNRFDVTRDNAAEHLSFGSGIHGCLGARLARLEGTVALRALFDRYPNLRLDGPPVPHPLRNLHAYASMPAELGAARTPG from the coding sequence ATGTTGACTCGCACGTGGACGCGATGGCTGCTCATGCACGGTCTCGCGCGGACTTATGTCCAGGCGTCGGCGCGCCGGGGTTCGCCCCTGGGGAACCTGGCCCGCGGCTCGGAGGGCCTGCTCGGTTCATCGCCGGCTATCGAGGAGATCCGGCGTCGCGGCCGGATTCCCAAGATGTCGGGTGTGCACATCACCGCGGATTTCGAAGTGTGCCGCCTCATCCTGCGCGACCGGCGTTTCGGCGTGGTGTCGCCCAATCACCCGGCTTTGCCGAAGCCGATCCGCTGGCTGCTGGCCAAGACCGATCTGGGACTGCCCAACCTCGGGGAACCGCCCTCGATGCTGGTGACCGATCCGCCGGATCACACCCGGTACCGGCGCATGGTCGGGAACGTCTTCGGCCCGAAGTCGATCGCCACGCTGGAGGAGCGCATCGCCGAAGTGGCCGATGACCTGATCGACCGCCTGGAATCGAAGCCTCGTCCCGATCTGATCACCGACTTCTCCGCGCAGATGCCCGTCACGATCATCGCCGAAATCCTCGGGCTGCCGGCCGACATGCATTCGACGCTGCTGAAGTGGGGAGACTCCGGGGCGCCGCTGCTCGAACGAGGTTTGTCCTGGGCGGTCTACCGCGACGCGGTCAAAGATCTGGCCGAGGTCAAAGAGTACTTCGATCAGCACTTCGATGAGCTCACCGTCGCGCCGCGCGACGACGTGCTCAGCATGCTGGTGGCCGATGACGTACTCACCCGCCGCGAGCAAATCGCCAACGCGGCCCTGCTGCTGGATGCCGGATTCTTGACGACGGTGAACATGCTCGGGAATGGGATCGCGCTGCTGACAAGCCATCCGGACCAGCTGGAACTACTGGCCGACCAGCCGTGGCTGTGGCGGAACGCGGTCGAGGAAGTCCTGCGCTACGACGGTCCGGTGCGGATGACCGGCCGGGTCGCGAACTGCGACGTCGACTTCGACTTCGATCACGAGCGCATCCCATCGGGTTCCCTCGTCCTGCTGTCCTTGGCCGGGGCGAACCACGATCCCGACGTCTTCCCCGACCCGAACCGCTTCGACGTGACCAGAGACAATGCCGCGGAACATCTTTCGTTCGGCAGCGGGATCCACGGCTGCTTGGGCGCCCGGCTCGCCCGGTTGGAGGGCACCGTCGCGCTGCGCGCCCTGTTCGATCGGTACCCGAATCTGCGCCTGGACGGCCCGCCGGTTCCGCATCCGCTGCGCAACCTGCACGCCTACGCGTCCATGCCCGCCGAGCTGGGCGCGGCGCGGACCCCTGGCTGA
- a CDS encoding GMC oxidoreductase: protein MGRRDFVTGVIGSAAMLGLAGIGATTPAARADSPGQSPNTPIYRALVPEIFAPLPDPADHVPAIVVGSGFGAAVTALRLAQAGVDVAVLERGSRWPSDPWRDIFAVDTIPDGRGFWHRTTFTGANRIPVAVDSFGGVLDVANYPGIDVWRAACVGGGSVVFTGVMIEPEQRFFDQVFRGVVDYREMHDVYYPRVRKMLRPSTIPDDIYNSPAFAHSRAWEAQARAAGYAPQRIDGTWRWDVIRDELAGRSLPSATVGCSDLGNSNGAKFDLNQNYLRAAEDTGRARIYPGHRVDTIAAEPGSPGRYAVTVTKLAPTGEVLRTRTLTCDMLFLAAGSVGTSELLVRAQATGALPNLNEHIGEGWGGNGDVALALPLTTLEVGTQGTPSTSRILDETGAPVSLESWFVPGTSPFDTGLVASLGIVLDDTRGRFVCDPDDGRVDLLWPPGGAAGYLARAREFNDTMSCHCEPISRPDLEADASITAHPLGGAVIGSATDEYGRVRGYRNLYVMDGAAVPGSTGTVNPSLTISALAERNIEQIIGSGG, encoded by the coding sequence ATGGGCAGGCGCGATTTCGTCACCGGTGTGATCGGATCGGCGGCGATGCTGGGTCTCGCGGGCATCGGCGCGACCACGCCTGCCGCACGGGCGGACAGTCCCGGCCAGAGCCCGAATACGCCGATCTACCGCGCGCTGGTGCCGGAGATCTTCGCGCCCCTGCCGGATCCGGCCGATCACGTCCCCGCGATCGTCGTCGGATCAGGGTTCGGGGCGGCGGTCACCGCGCTGCGCCTGGCGCAGGCCGGGGTCGACGTCGCGGTACTCGAGCGCGGATCGCGCTGGCCGAGTGATCCGTGGCGCGACATCTTCGCCGTCGACACGATTCCGGACGGCCGCGGCTTCTGGCATCGCACTACCTTCACCGGGGCGAACCGGATCCCGGTGGCCGTCGATTCGTTCGGCGGGGTCCTCGATGTGGCCAACTACCCCGGCATCGACGTGTGGCGTGCCGCGTGTGTCGGCGGCGGCTCGGTCGTGTTCACCGGGGTGATGATCGAGCCGGAACAGCGGTTCTTCGATCAGGTGTTCCGCGGCGTGGTCGACTATCGCGAGATGCACGACGTCTACTACCCCAGGGTTCGAAAGATGTTGCGGCCCAGCACGATACCGGACGATATCTACAACTCCCCCGCGTTCGCGCACTCCCGCGCCTGGGAGGCACAGGCCCGCGCGGCCGGATACGCGCCGCAGCGCATCGACGGCACCTGGCGGTGGGACGTCATCCGCGACGAGCTGGCCGGGCGATCGCTGCCGTCGGCGACGGTGGGCTGTTCGGACCTCGGCAACTCCAACGGCGCGAAGTTCGATCTGAACCAGAACTACCTGCGCGCTGCCGAGGACACCGGCCGCGCACGAATCTACCCGGGCCATCGCGTGGACACCATCGCCGCGGAACCGGGATCGCCCGGTCGCTACGCCGTCACTGTGACCAAACTGGCCCCGACCGGCGAGGTGCTCCGCACCCGGACGCTGACCTGCGACATGCTGTTCCTGGCCGCGGGCTCCGTCGGCACCTCCGAGCTCCTGGTGCGCGCACAGGCGACCGGCGCGCTGCCGAACCTCAACGAGCACATCGGCGAAGGCTGGGGCGGCAACGGCGATGTCGCCCTGGCACTTCCGCTCACCACGCTCGAGGTGGGCACGCAGGGCACGCCCTCCACGAGCCGGATTCTGGACGAGACGGGCGCACCCGTGTCACTGGAGAGCTGGTTCGTCCCCGGCACATCACCGTTCGACACCGGTCTGGTCGCATCGCTGGGCATCGTGCTCGACGACACCCGGGGCCGGTTCGTCTGCGACCCGGACGACGGGCGCGTGGACCTGCTGTGGCCACCCGGCGGCGCAGCCGGCTATCTCGCCCGAGCCCGCGAATTCAACGACACCATGAGCTGTCACTGCGAACCGATCTCTCGACCCGACCTGGAGGCGGACGCCTCGATCACCGCACACCCGTTGGGCGGCGCGGTAATCGGGAGCGCGACAGACGAATACGGCCGGGTGCGCGGATACCGGAACCTCTACGTGATGGATGGGGCGGCGGTGCCCGGCAGCACCGGAACGGTCAATCCCTCGCTGACGATCAGCGCGCTGGCGGAGCGCAATATCGAGCAGATCATCGGTTCCGGAGGGTAG
- a CDS encoding SDR family NAD(P)-dependent oxidoreductase: protein MDETPVAHGRRSRAERVAIRLLYPTFRPAQESLRAAATGQVVLVTGASHGIGKASARKLAAAGAVVLLWARSRPELERLAAEIAAGGGVAHIYPTDLTDMDAVGLLGRTLLAEHGHIDVVISNAGKSIRRPIAESYDRFHDFTRTMDINYLGPVRLLLTLLPAMRARGQGHIVNVSTWGVLMPPSPRWSAYGASKAAFDVWLRSVATEIAGDGVTTTSVYMPLVHTRMSAPTDFHRIPGLTVDEASDLIAHAVTAKPREVAPWWAVRVQAWSAVHRYQVQRFMERRFRH, encoded by the coding sequence GTGGACGAGACTCCGGTCGCACACGGTCGGCGCTCGCGCGCCGAGCGGGTGGCGATCCGGCTGTTGTACCCGACATTCCGGCCCGCCCAGGAGTCGTTGCGGGCGGCCGCCACCGGCCAGGTGGTGCTGGTGACCGGGGCCTCGCACGGCATCGGCAAGGCCAGTGCGCGCAAGCTCGCCGCGGCGGGGGCGGTGGTGCTGCTGTGGGCGCGTTCCCGGCCCGAATTGGAACGGCTGGCCGCCGAGATCGCGGCCGGCGGCGGCGTGGCCCACATCTACCCGACCGACCTGACCGACATGGACGCCGTGGGCCTGCTCGGCCGGACGCTACTGGCCGAGCACGGCCACATCGATGTCGTGATCAGCAACGCGGGCAAGTCGATTCGGCGCCCCATCGCCGAGTCCTACGACCGCTTCCACGACTTCACCCGCACCATGGACATCAACTACCTCGGCCCGGTACGGCTGCTGCTGACCCTGTTGCCCGCCATGCGCGCACGTGGGCAGGGGCACATCGTGAATGTCTCGACCTGGGGTGTACTCATGCCGCCGAGTCCGCGCTGGTCGGCCTACGGCGCCTCGAAAGCGGCCTTCGACGTCTGGCTGCGCAGCGTCGCCACCGAGATCGCCGGCGACGGCGTCACCACCACCTCGGTCTACATGCCACTGGTCCACACCAGAATGAGCGCACCCACCGACTTCCACCGGATCCCCGGCCTGACCGTCGACGAAGCCTCCGACCTGATCGCGCACGCCGTCACCGCCAAACCCCGCGAGGTGGCCCCCTGGTGGGCGGTCCGGGTCCAGGCCTGGTCCGCCGTGCACCGCTACCAGGTCCAGCGCTTCATGGAACGTCGGTTCCGACACTGA